A single Thermoanaerobacterium sp. RBIITD DNA region contains:
- a CDS encoding glycerophosphodiester phosphodiesterase → MPETLVIAHRGDSKNAPENTLSSFKRAVEIGSDGIELDVQLSKDGHLVVIHDERVDRTTDGIGYVKDYTLSELKRLSAGIKFSKRFAGEKIPTLPEVLELLKNKDVLLNIEIKSGIILYPGIEEKLINCIFDYNFEDRVVISSFNHYSVKIVKEIEPRLNIGLLYECGLVEPWYIANRMHAYSLHPFYFNIIPEVVKGCKLNNVKLFPWTVDSIESMEKMLRFGVDGIITNDPQQLLNLKKKIN, encoded by the coding sequence ATGCCTGAAACGCTAGTTATAGCACATCGTGGAGATTCCAAGAATGCACCGGAAAATACACTATCGTCATTCAAAAGAGCTGTTGAAATCGGTTCGGATGGCATTGAGCTTGATGTTCAGCTTAGCAAAGATGGTCATTTGGTTGTTATACATGATGAGAGAGTTGACAGAACTACTGATGGAATAGGATATGTCAAAGATTATACATTAAGTGAACTAAAAAGGTTAAGCGCAGGTATAAAGTTCAGCAAAAGATTTGCTGGTGAAAAAATTCCTACTTTACCAGAGGTTTTAGAACTTTTAAAAAATAAAGATGTCTTATTAAATATAGAGATAAAAAGTGGAATAATCTTATATCCGGGAATCGAAGAAAAATTAATAAATTGTATATTTGATTATAATTTTGAGGATAGGGTGGTTATATCATCATTTAATCATTACAGTGTAAAGATTGTGAAAGAGATTGAGCCGAGGTTAAACATTGGTCTTTTATATGAATGCGGTCTGGTGGAGCCATGGTATATAGCAAATAGAATGCATGCTTACTCACTTCATCCTTTTTACTTTAATATAATTCCGGAGGTTGTGAAAGGGTGTAAATTAAACAATGTTAAGCTATTTCCTTGGACAGTTGATAGTATAGAATCAATGGAGAAAATGTTAAGGTTTGGTGTTGATGGCATTATTACAAATGATCCGCAACAGCTTCTGAATTTAAAGAAAAAGATAAATTAG
- a CDS encoding ISNCY family transposase, translating to MHFSELLEEHENIKLSYSTIYRVLTQEGIKSTKKHRKRKSHHRRKRKPQKGMLVQIDASPHEYIIGGKSFTLHEAIDDATGEILALFFAPNECMEGYFEIIRQIVSKYVVPMSIYCDRHSIFVSPNSGKLSIEEQLEGKTVNLTQFERAMGELGINIIKANSPQAKGHIEKLWDTLQNRLPVEFKIHGIDTMEAAYAFLSQFIVAYDEKFGVEPENPESAFRPLDSNINLDYILCVKEERTIIEGSAFSYKGKYYQLIKNGKKGSSYAQS from the coding sequence ATGCATTTTTCTGAGCTGCTTGAGGAACATGAAAATATTAAACTGAGTTATTCAACAATATATAGGGTCCTGACTCAAGAGGGTATTAAAAGCACTAAAAAACATCGTAAGCGTAAATCTCATCATCGAAGAAAGAGAAAACCTCAAAAGGGAATGCTGGTTCAGATTGATGCTTCTCCTCATGAGTATATCATAGGAGGTAAATCATTTACTCTTCATGAGGCAATAGATGATGCTACCGGTGAAATTCTTGCTCTTTTCTTCGCTCCAAACGAGTGTATGGAAGGGTATTTTGAAATTATAAGGCAAATAGTTAGCAAATATGTTGTCCCTATGAGTATATATTGTGACCGTCACTCTATTTTTGTCTCTCCTAATAGTGGTAAACTATCTATAGAAGAGCAATTAGAGGGAAAGACAGTTAATCTTACTCAGTTCGAAAGAGCCATGGGAGAGCTTGGAATCAATATTATTAAGGCTAATTCTCCACAAGCTAAAGGCCACATTGAAAAGCTATGGGATACGCTTCAAAACAGGCTTCCTGTTGAGTTTAAGATTCATGGGATTGACACTATGGAAGCTGCTTATGCCTTTTTATCGCAATTTATTGTTGCTTATGATGAAAAGTTTGGTGTTGAACCTGAAAATCCCGAGTCTGCTTTTAGGCCACTTGATTCTAATATTAACCTTGATTATATTTTATGCGTAAAGGAGGAACGTACTATCATCGAAGGGTCTGCTTTTTCTTACAAGGGTAAGTATTATCAACTTATCAAGAATGGTAAAAAAGGCTCCAGCTATGCCCAAAGCTAA
- the smpB gene encoding SsrA-binding protein SmpB, producing the protein MVSENIKILAQNKKASHDYFIDEVYEAGIVLSGTEVKSVRMGKVNLKDSFARIENNEVFLYNMHISPYEKGNIFNKDPLRTRKLLLNRHEINKLTGYVTQKGYTLIPIKVYLKHGLVKVDLAVARGKKLYDKREDIAKRDAKREIERHFKERQYI; encoded by the coding sequence ATGGTGAGTGAAAACATAAAAATATTAGCACAAAATAAAAAAGCAAGTCATGACTATTTTATAGACGAAGTTTATGAAGCCGGCATCGTTCTTTCTGGTACAGAAGTCAAATCCGTACGTATGGGAAAAGTTAACTTAAAAGACAGCTTTGCACGTATTGAAAACAATGAAGTTTTCTTGTACAATATGCATATAAGCCCATATGAAAAAGGCAATATATTTAATAAAGATCCATTAAGAACAAGAAAATTGCTTTTAAATAGACATGAAATAAATAAACTAACTGGATATGTAACACAAAAGGGTTACACGTTGATACCTATAAAAGTTTATTTAAAGCATGGTCTTGTAAAAGTTGACCTTGCAGTTGCAAGAGGTAAAAAACTTTATGATAAAAGAGAAGATATAGCTAAAAGAGATGCAAAAAGAGAGATAGAAAGGCATTTTAAAGAGAGACAGTATATTTAA
- a CDS encoding glutamine synthetase III, whose protein sequence is MSESSLRNIFGENVFNEAVMRERLPKQTYNALKKTIDEGLPLDPKVADVVANAMKDWAIEKGATHFTHWFQPLTGITAEKHESFISPTPDGKVITEFSGKELIKGEPDASSFPSGGLRATFEARGYTAWDCTSPAFVKDNVLYIPTAFCSYTGEALDLKTPLLRSMEALSKEAIRVLRLFGNTTSKKVITTVGPEQEYFLIDKKLYEKRKDLILTGRTLFGSKSPKGQEMEDHYFGTIRERVSAFMKELNEELWKLGISAKTEHNEVAPAQHELAPIYNTTNIATDHNQLTMEIMRKVALRHDLVCLLHEKPFAGVNGSGKHNNWSMSTDDGLNLLDPGKTPHENAQFLVFLCSVIKAIDEYADLLRVSCATPGNDHRLGANEAPPAIISIFLGDQLTDILKQIGENGGATNSKQGGELKIGVTTLPTLHKDSTDRNRTSPFAFTGNKFEFRMVGSSASIATANYILNTIVAEVLSEIADRLEKATNFDNEVQNLLREIVNNHKRVIFNGNGYSDEWVKEAQERGLPNIRSTVEAIPALLKDKNVKIMEKHGVLSKVELESRYEIMLENYTKTINIEALTMLDIAKRQLLPAVIKFTKEIADSINSVKDTGLNVTVDAQSVLLNEVSSLAAEFKKRILNLENAVNGASNVEGDSFKLASYYRDEVFVKMNELREVGDQLETLVDADLWPLPTYADMLFYV, encoded by the coding sequence ATGTCAGAGAGTTCACTTAGAAACATTTTTGGTGAAAATGTATTTAATGAGGCAGTTATGAGAGAACGCCTTCCTAAACAAACATATAATGCGTTAAAGAAAACAATCGATGAAGGACTGCCACTAGACCCTAAGGTAGCCGATGTTGTTGCAAATGCAATGAAAGATTGGGCAATCGAAAAAGGTGCAACACATTTTACACATTGGTTTCAACCATTAACAGGTATTACAGCAGAAAAGCATGAATCGTTTATCTCACCTACACCAGATGGAAAAGTAATAACGGAATTTTCAGGGAAAGAACTTATAAAGGGTGAACCAGATGCTTCGTCGTTCCCTTCTGGCGGATTAAGAGCGACCTTTGAAGCAAGAGGTTATACAGCATGGGATTGTACATCTCCTGCGTTTGTTAAAGATAATGTTCTTTACATTCCTACTGCTTTTTGTTCATATACAGGTGAAGCATTGGATCTTAAAACACCACTACTTCGCTCAATGGAAGCATTATCAAAGGAAGCCATTCGAGTGTTAAGATTATTTGGTAATACAACGTCAAAGAAGGTAATTACAACAGTTGGTCCTGAACAAGAGTATTTCTTAATAGATAAAAAATTATACGAAAAGCGTAAAGATCTAATTCTTACTGGAAGAACTTTATTCGGCTCAAAATCACCAAAGGGCCAAGAAATGGAAGATCATTATTTTGGTACAATTAGAGAAAGAGTATCTGCATTCATGAAAGAGCTAAATGAAGAACTTTGGAAACTCGGAATATCTGCAAAAACTGAACACAATGAAGTAGCACCGGCACAGCATGAATTAGCACCAATATACAACACAACAAATATAGCTACAGATCACAATCAGTTAACAATGGAGATAATGAGAAAAGTTGCTCTAAGACATGACTTAGTATGCCTATTGCATGAAAAGCCATTTGCAGGTGTAAATGGTTCAGGTAAGCATAATAACTGGTCCATGAGCACAGACGACGGTTTGAATCTCCTTGATCCTGGTAAAACACCACATGAAAATGCACAGTTCCTCGTATTTCTGTGTTCTGTGATAAAAGCTATTGATGAATATGCAGATTTATTAAGAGTATCCTGTGCAACACCCGGAAACGATCATCGTCTCGGTGCAAATGAAGCTCCACCAGCTATCATATCAATATTCCTTGGTGACCAGCTTACAGATATATTAAAGCAAATCGGAGAAAATGGTGGTGCTACAAATTCTAAACAAGGTGGAGAATTAAAGATAGGTGTTACAACACTTCCTACACTTCACAAAGATTCTACAGATAGAAATAGAACATCACCATTTGCATTTACAGGCAATAAATTCGAATTTAGAATGGTTGGTTCATCAGCATCTATAGCAACCGCAAATTATATTCTAAATACAATTGTTGCAGAAGTTTTATCAGAAATTGCTGACAGACTTGAAAAGGCTACTAATTTTGATAATGAAGTACAAAATTTGTTAAGAGAAATTGTCAATAATCATAAAAGAGTTATATTTAATGGGAATGGATATTCTGATGAATGGGTAAAAGAAGCTCAAGAAAGGGGATTGCCAAATATCCGCTCAACTGTTGAAGCAATACCTGCTCTATTAAAAGATAAAAATGTTAAAATAATGGAAAAACATGGTGTATTAAGCAAGGTAGAGTTAGAATCACGCTATGAAATAATGCTTGAAAATTATACAAAAACAATCAATATAGAAGCATTGACAATGCTTGATATAGCTAAGAGGCAATTGCTCCCTGCTGTTATCAAGTTTACTAAGGAGATAGCTGATTCAATTAATTCTGTTAAAGATACTGGTTTAAATGTTACTGTTGACGCACAGTCAGTATTGCTCAATGAAGTATCATCACTTGCCGCAGAGTTTAAAAAGAGAATATTAAATCTTGAAAATGCAGTAAATGGAGCAAGCAATGTAGAAGGTGATTCATTTAAACTTGCATCTTATTATAGAGATGAAGTATTTGTAAAAATGAATGAATTAAGAGAAGTCGGAGATCAGCTTGAAACTCTTGTTGATGCAGACTTATGGCCATTACCGACATATGCCGATATGCTATTCTATGTATAG
- a CDS encoding HlyD family efflux transporter periplasmic adaptor subunit, with the protein MKKNIFKALIIIAILLYICKVSINTISGKDKTVPLKYGNLLETINTNGYIVRNEIIINSPIVGELKKIVASGTRVPKGKEVAEVISQSFDKEKLNELNDINKRIQDIKNNKEINPYESDIDNLNNQINAEEEKYKEAINSNSPKKNDIKKRIDDLTNKKNQILKSGPESIRNLDELYNQKKILEQNIAQYLYKVYAPDAGIISYYFDDYESSLNQNKLYNISLNDINSVNKEPTENKGSVKQNEPIVKIINNSDWYILVPLNYSESKMVKEGTNIRVTIDGNDQSLRGKILKLYSVNNKTYIAVLDMNDEYKDFYKKRKITVILTINDYEGFMVPKSSLVNKDGKTGVFVISDNNLPIFKEVNVKTQNRENAIIESKDNTNGLRLYDEIVVNGKNYIKK; encoded by the coding sequence ATGAAGAAAAATATTTTTAAAGCATTAATAATAATCGCAATTTTATTATATATTTGTAAAGTATCTATAAATACAATTAGCGGTAAGGATAAAACAGTGCCGTTAAAGTATGGCAATTTATTAGAAACAATAAATACAAATGGCTACATAGTAAGGAATGAAATAATTATAAATTCTCCTATAGTTGGTGAACTCAAGAAGATTGTAGCAAGTGGGACAAGAGTACCAAAGGGTAAAGAAGTAGCCGAAGTTATATCACAATCTTTTGACAAAGAAAAATTGAATGAACTAAATGATATTAATAAGAGAATACAGGATATTAAAAATAATAAAGAAATAAATCCTTACGAATCAGATATTGACAATTTAAATAATCAAATAAATGCTGAAGAAGAGAAATATAAAGAGGCTATAAATAGCAATAGTCCAAAGAAAAATGATATAAAAAAGAGGATTGATGATTTAACAAATAAAAAAAATCAGATACTGAAAAGTGGTCCAGAATCAATAAGAAATCTTGATGAGCTTTATAATCAGAAAAAAATTCTAGAGCAAAATATTGCACAATATTTGTACAAAGTGTATGCACCTGATGCTGGAATTATTAGCTATTATTTTGATGATTACGAAAGTAGTTTAAATCAAAATAAATTGTATAATATAAGTTTAAATGATATAAATTCAGTTAATAAGGAGCCAACTGAAAATAAGGGAAGTGTTAAGCAAAATGAACCTATTGTAAAAATAATAAATAATTCTGACTGGTACATATTAGTTCCGTTAAATTATTCAGAAAGTAAAATGGTAAAAGAGGGAACTAATATAAGAGTAACAATTGATGGCAATGATCAATCATTAAGAGGTAAAATTTTAAAATTATATTCGGTAAATAATAAAACTTACATAGCAGTACTTGATATGAATGATGAGTATAAAGATTTTTATAAAAAGCGTAAAATTACGGTTATATTGACTATAAATGATTATGAAGGTTTCATGGTACCAAAATCCTCATTGGTTAATAAGGACGGTAAAACAGGTGTGTTTGTTATTTCAGATAATAATTTACCTATATTTAAAGAAGTTAATGTAAAGACACAAAATCGGGAAAATGCGATAATAGAAAGCAAGGACAATACAAATGGACTTAGGTTGTATGACGAAATTGTTGTAAATGGCAAGAATTACATAAAGAAATAA
- a CDS encoding YggS family pyridoxal phosphate-dependent enzyme yields MGIYENLKMIRENIKLHALKSNRNPDDILLMAVTKTVDIDKINEAISFGITDIGENKVQELNDKYPFLKDNVKFHFIGHLQTNKVKYIIDKVKMIHSLDSLHLAKEINKRAMQKGIIMDCLVEVNIALEETKYGVKPADVVNFIKDLDAYENISLKGLMTVAPYVNPEDCRPYFRKMKELFESIKKIDQKNIDFKYLSMGMTNDYAIAIEEGANIVRIGTGIFGKRLYKVEGN; encoded by the coding sequence ATGGGCATATATGAAAATTTAAAAATGATAAGAGAAAACATAAAATTACATGCGCTAAAATCAAATAGAAATCCAGATGATATCCTATTAATGGCAGTTACGAAGACGGTTGACATTGATAAAATTAATGAGGCTATATCTTTCGGCATAACAGATATAGGGGAAAACAAAGTTCAAGAATTAAATGATAAATACCCATTTTTAAAAGATAATGTCAAGTTTCATTTTATTGGGCATCTCCAGACAAATAAAGTGAAATATATAATAGACAAAGTCAAAATGATACATTCATTGGATAGTCTGCATCTTGCTAAAGAAATAAATAAAAGAGCTATGCAAAAGGGAATTATAATGGACTGCCTTGTTGAAGTAAACATTGCTTTAGAAGAAACAAAATATGGAGTCAAACCTGCAGATGTCGTTAACTTTATAAAAGACCTTGATGCATATGAAAATATAAGTTTAAAAGGACTAATGACGGTAGCACCATATGTGAATCCAGAAGATTGTAGACCGTATTTTAGAAAGATGAAAGAACTATTTGAAAGTATCAAAAAAATTGATCAAAAAAATATAGATTTCAAGTATTTATCAATGGGTATGACAAATGATTATGCAATTGCAATTGAAGAAGGTGCCAATATTGTACGAATAGGTACTGGTATTTTTGGTAAAAGATTATATAAAGTGGAGGGAAATTAA
- the sepF gene encoding cell division protein SepF: MAGKVIEKLLNFFGMDEQDETEEKVENEIPYNKKPKIVNIHTQSQIRVIIMKPENFEQTQNILEEIKNKKPIIIDLQNMEKNDAQRLIDFLSGAIFALDGEIKKIANSIFLIVPENFDISGDIQDEVDSMFNL, translated from the coding sequence ATGGCAGGAAAAGTAATAGAAAAACTTTTGAATTTTTTTGGAATGGATGAACAAGATGAAACAGAAGAAAAAGTAGAAAATGAAATACCATATAATAAAAAACCAAAAATAGTAAATATTCATACACAATCACAAATAAGGGTCATTATAATGAAACCAGAGAACTTCGAACAAACACAAAATATATTGGAAGAAATAAAAAACAAAAAACCTATAATAATTGACCTTCAAAATATGGAAAAGAACGATGCTCAAAGGCTTATCGATTTTTTAAGTGGAGCTATTTTTGCTCTTGATGGGGAGATTAAAAAAATTGCAAATAGCATTTTTTTAATAGTACCAGAGAATTTTGATATTTCTGGAGATATACAGGATGAAGTTGATTCAATGTTTAATTTATAA
- a CDS encoding YggT family protein, with translation MTTNIALLITLNYFFEIVNWLILIRVILSLLRLENMNNPLSKFVIVVTEPILEPFRRLQFRSSLGRNMMIDFSPILAMLVIQYVIRPIVYTIVARIM, from the coding sequence TTGACAACAAATATAGCATTATTAATTACATTAAATTATTTTTTCGAAATTGTTAACTGGCTTATCCTTATACGAGTCATATTATCTTTATTAAGACTTGAGAATATGAACAATCCTTTATCAAAGTTTGTGATCGTGGTAACAGAACCTATATTAGAGCCTTTTAGAAGGCTACAATTTAGATCATCTTTAGGAAGAAACATGATGATAGACTTCTCACCAATACTAGCTATGCTGGTTATACAATATGTTATAAGACCTATAGTTTATACTATTGTTGCAAGGATTATGTGA
- a CDS encoding YlmH/Sll1252 family protein produces the protein MMETDYKKARLDDILRWVQKNKKGKYTDFLSLGEQKILLKLINLYDDINYRFFGGYSNAERKIAHIYPDFMDKDEVPLDAIRLVGDLSLLSHRDVLGSIVGLGIKREKIGDIIKRQKDCDIIVHKDIAGYILMNLHKIGKERVDTYSINLTDVKEPELKFESINATVASIRLDSVVAAGFMISRNKAITLIKSGMSEVNWEATLDPSFAVKEGDIISLRGYGRIKFETIKGTTKKGRIAIQILRYK, from the coding sequence ATAATGGAAACTGATTACAAAAAAGCAAGATTGGATGATATATTAAGATGGGTTCAAAAAAATAAAAAGGGTAAATATACTGATTTTTTAAGTTTAGGAGAACAAAAAATTCTGCTAAAGTTAATAAATCTTTATGACGATATAAATTATAGATTTTTCGGTGGTTATAGCAATGCTGAAAGAAAAATAGCCCATATATATCCAGATTTTATGGATAAAGATGAGGTACCTTTAGATGCGATAAGGTTAGTTGGAGATCTATCTTTGCTATCACATAGAGATGTCTTAGGTTCAATTGTTGGACTAGGAATAAAGAGAGAAAAAATTGGTGATATAATAAAAAGACAGAAAGATTGTGATATCATAGTACATAAAGATATAGCCGGGTATATATTGATGAACTTACATAAGATTGGTAAAGAAAGAGTTGATACGTATTCAATAAATTTAACGGATGTTAAAGAACCCGAATTAAAATTCGAAAGTATAAATGCGACAGTTGCGTCCATTAGACTTGACAGTGTTGTTGCGGCGGGTTTTATGATATCAAGAAATAAAGCGATCACATTAATTAAATCGGGTATGTCGGAGGTCAATTGGGAAGCAACATTAGACCCGTCTTTTGCAGTTAAAGAAGGTGATATCATATCTTTAAGGGGATATGGTAGAATAAAGTTCGAAACAATTAAAGGTACAACAAAAAAAGGAAGAATTGCTATACAAATTTTAAGATATAAATAA
- a CDS encoding DivIVA domain-containing protein — MLTPMDIHNKEFKRSFRGYNENEVDEFLDKIMEDYELLYKENSELKDRVNIMNDKLQSYTNMEKTLNNTLIVAQRSAEDLKQNAKKEAELIIQEAQQNAEKIMQRANQEVVRIRTELENQKKRLNVFKAKFKSLLEGQLEAVLSIDDREFFDEETKEDDNEK; from the coding sequence ATGTTAACACCAATGGACATACATAACAAAGAATTTAAACGTTCGTTTAGAGGGTATAACGAGAATGAAGTAGATGAATTTCTTGACAAGATAATGGAAGATTATGAATTGCTTTATAAAGAAAATTCCGAACTAAAAGATAGGGTTAATATCATGAATGATAAACTTCAAAGTTATACCAATATGGAAAAGACATTAAATAATACCCTTATTGTTGCGCAAAGGTCTGCAGAAGATTTAAAACAAAACGCAAAAAAAGAAGCGGAACTAATAATACAGGAAGCACAGCAAAATGCAGAAAAGATTATGCAGAGGGCTAATCAAGAGGTTGTAAGGATAAGAACTGAACTTGAAAACCAAAAAAAGAGGCTCAATGTTTTTAAAGCTAAATTTAAATCACTTTTAGAAGGCCAATTAGAAGCTGTTTTATCTATTGATGACAGAGAGTTTTTTGATGAAGAAACAAAGGAAGACGACAATGAAAAATAG
- a CDS encoding TM1266 family iron-only hydrogenase system putative regulator, which yields MKNRLAVIGILIQNREMSSEKVNHVLSEYGDIIVGRMGIPYRERGISIMAIIVDGTTDDIGALTGKLGNIEGVKVKSAITT from the coding sequence ATGAAAAATAGACTTGCTGTTATTGGAATTTTGATTCAGAATAGAGAGATGTCATCAGAAAAAGTAAATCATGTACTTAGTGAATATGGTGATATTATTGTCGGAAGAATGGGTATCCCATATAGAGAACGTGGTATATCTATAATGGCAATCATTGTTGATGGAACGACAGATGATATTGGAGCATTGACTGGAAAACTCGGGAATATCGAAGGCGTAAAAGTAAAATCGGCAATAACGACATAA